A stretch of Labrus mixtus chromosome 7, fLabMix1.1, whole genome shotgun sequence DNA encodes these proteins:
- the LOC132977356 gene encoding nuclear factor 7, brain-like, translated as MASMLTEHLFCTVCHEVFREPVILSCTHSFCRDCLQKWWRQKKSCECPVCKTVSSQASPPSNRVLKNMCETFLLEQDQTFSEDSCPLHTEKLKLFCLDHQQPVCLVCRDSETHTNHTFRPINEAAGQHKKKLQEEYLEPLKEKIRRLKRLKVKFDRTADHIKVQARHTEGQIKKQFKKLFQFLKQEKEARLCALREEEEQKSQRMKEEMEALSREIDALSETVRDTEDELRAEDLSFLKNYKAAVQRVQQRILVEDPQLPSGALIDQAKHLGNLSFNIWNKMKEMVSYCPVILDPNSAHPNLVLSDDLTSVRLGEGQQLPDNPERFDFLVSVLGSEGFNSGTHSWDVDVGGSKVWTLGVVAESFHRKGGNQLGHWRIGFTFGFGYSARSSPNPGTVLVVRKKLKKVRVKLDWDRGTLSFSDADSKTHIHTFTHTFTERLFPFINTQDNLKILSSTVSVNRAVRDEDD; from the coding sequence ATGGCTTCCATGTTGACGGAGCACCTCTTCTGTACAGTTTGTCATGAAGTCTTCAGAGAGCCTGTGATTCTGTCATGTACACACAGCTTCTGTAGAGACTGTCTGCAGAAGTGGTGGAGACAGAAAAAATCATGTGAATGTCCAGTTTGTAAGACAGTTTCTTCACAGGCTTCTCCACCTTCAAACCGGGTCCTGAAGAACATGTGTGAGACTTTCTTGTTGGAGCAAGATCAGACATTTTCAGAGGATTCCTGCCCTTTGCACACTGAGAAACTCAAACTCTTCTGCTTGGACCATCAGCAGCCGGTGTGTCTCGTCTGCAGAgattcagaaacacacacaaaccacacattCAGACCCATTAATGAGGCAGCAGgacaacacaagaagaaactTCAGGAGGAATATCTGGAGCctttaaaggagaaaataaggcgtttaaaaagacttaaagTGAAGTTTGACAGAACAGCTGACCATATTAAAGTCCAGGCCCGGCATACAGAGGGGCAGATTAAGAAGCAGTTTAAGAAGctttttcagtttctaaaacaggaaaaggaggccaggctgtgtgcactgagggaggaggaggagcagaagagccagaggatgaaggaggagatggaggctcTGAGCAGAGAGATAGATGCTCTTTCAGAAacagtcagagacacagaggacgagcTGAGAGCTGAAGACCTCTCATTCCTGAAAAACTACAAGGCTGCAGTGCAAAGAGTCCAGCAGCGCATCCTGGTGGaggatccacagctgccctcaggAGCTCTGATAGACCAGGCCAAACACCTGGGCAACCTGAGCTTCAACATCTGGAACAAGATGAAGGAGATGGTCTCCTACTGTCCTGTGATTCTGGATCCAAACTCTGCTCATCCAAACCTCGTCCTGTCTGATGATCTGACCAGCGTGAGACTTGGAGAGGGACAGCAGCTTCCTGACAATCCAGAGAGGTTTGATTTTCTTGTCTCAGTCCTGGGCTCAGAGGGTTTTAACTCAGGAACTCACAGCTGGGATGTTGATGTTGGGGGCAGTAAAGTCTGGACACTGGGTGTGGTAGCAGAATCTTTCCACAGGAAGGGAGGTAACCAACTTGGACATTGGAGAATAGGGTTCACTTTCGGTTTCGGTTACTCTGCAAGGTCATCCCCAAATCCAGGCACTGTTCTTGTAGTGCGAAAGAAGCTCaagaaagtccgagtgaaacTGGACTGGGACAGAGgaactctgtctttctctgatgctgattcaaaaacacacatacacactttcacacacacgttCACTGAGAGGCTGTTTCCATTCATTAACACCCAGGATAATCTGAAGATATTATCTTCAACAGTCAGTGTGAACAGAGCAGTTAGAGATGAGGATGATTAA